GATCACCGCTTTCAACCCCCAGGTAAACCATTTTTAATCCGGCCTTCCTTAAAACATTGAGCTCGTCAGCACTTTTCCTCAAAATATCCTTTGGCCCACCATAACAAGATACCCTGGTTAACTTGGGAAAGGTGGCGTACAGCATATTTAAAACAGTTAACAGTTTATCGGTCGGTAATACCAAGGCACTGCCGTCTGCTAGAAACACCCGGCGCAAATCAGGCAGCTGCCGCTGGGCAGCTTTAATTTGTTTTTCAATTTCTGCCATGCTGCGCACACGAAATTTAACCTTCTGATACATGCTGCAAAAGGTGCAGGCATTATGGGAACAACCAATGGTAACCCGTAAAATAAAACTGTTGGCTTCGTTTGGCGGTCTAAAAACAGTTCCTTCAGCGTTGTCAAAATGCATTTTATAAACCTCTCTTCAGTGGTATTAATAATAATTATACCCTAAATTTGTCGATTAACGGTGTATTCAATCAGCCAAGGCATTAAATTCTGAAATTTTTGCAATTTTTTAAAGGGTTTTGGAAACAAAATGCAGAAATATGTAAATATTCTAAACTTGTCTTTCCTAAGGGGAGTTTTGGGGAATGTTAAGGCTACCACAATTTAAGGCGATACGCTGGAGATTTATTTTTTATATTACTTTAGTGGTTTTTCTGGGTCAAGTGGTTACATTTATTTGGACTGCCAACAAAATTAAAGAAGATGCAAATTTGTCAGCCCTGGAAAACATAAAAAATCAAATGGCCCTTGCAGAAGCCCTGTTAGACAGTATTCACCCCGGTGAGTGGCAGATTCGGCATGATATGTTATATAAAGGTGATACCTTGATGAATGGAAATTATCAGGTTATTGATTTAGTTGGTAGATTAACAGGAAATACAATGACTATATTCCGAAAAGACATACGAGTAGCTACCAATCTAGTAAGGGAAGGTGAACGTGCCATTGGAACAACCATATCCCCGGAGGTGGCTCAAGTTGTCTTAGAAGAAGGCAATAGTTATTTTGGCGAAGCTGATGTGGTGGGCGTTAAATACCAAACGGTTTATAAACCGATCAAAAATGCTAAGGGTGAGGTTATTGGCATTTTGTATATGGGCGCCAATAAACAATTTATTGATAACATGATTATGAATGCCTACTGGACAACTATGTTTACCTTTAGCTTAGCCTTACTGGGAATGATATTAGTTATCTGGCTGTTAACCAATAAATTAACCAGACCCATTGAAGAACTGGTGGAAGCTGCCAACAGTATCGCCAGGGGTGATATGAAAAATAAAATTAGGGTTACTTCTAGCGATGAGATTGGTAAATTGGCCTGTTCATTTGACAAAATGCGCGTAAAACTACAGAAGCAGTATGACAAACTGCAAAAAACAAATGAAATGCTGCAGGAATCAGAACGCAGATTTAGAGATATGTTGGAAAATGTCCAGCTTATTGCTGTGATATTAGATAAAAATAATAACATTACCTTTTGCAATGATTATTTACTAAGAATAACGGGTTGGAAACAAGAGGAAGTGATAGGGCAGAACTGGACAGATCTCTTTATGCCAGAGGAACACAAAAACGGTTCCGGGGAGGGAGTGCAGGCAAACCAGGTAACTTACAAACCGCAAGTAATAAAAGAAATAATAACTAAAAGCGGTCAGCGATTATTAATTCAATGGCACATAACTGTGATAAAGGATTTAAACGGCAATATTATGGGCTCAGCCCGCATCGGTGAAGATGTTACCGAAAGGAGAAAGTATGAAGAAAAGATAGAGTATTTGGCAACCCACGATTCTTTAACTAACATACCAAATCGCTATTACCTGGAGGAAGAGCTAAAAAATGTGATTTCAAGAGCCAAGCCTGATAATATGGGAGCACTCTTATTTATTGATGTGGATAACTTTAAACTTATAAATGATACCCTGGGACATGATGCCGGTGATACGGTGTTAGTTGCCTTGGTAAATAGTTTAAAGATCCATCTACAGGACGGTGACTTCATTGCCAGATTGGGCGGTGATGAATTTGCTGTATTGCTAAAAAGAGCAAGCCATGAGGAAGCAACCCGTTTGGCTGAACAGATGCGGCTGGCCATTGATGAAAGTGGACTGTGCACAACAGCCTATCACAGCTGTTTTAATGTTAGTATCAGCATTGGGATAGTGATGATAGATGGCCGTTTAGATTCCCAAAAAGTACTTTCTTATGCAGATTCAGCCTTGCATAGGGCCAAAGAAGAAGGGAAAAACAGGATTATACTTATTGATAATAAAGAAGACCCCATATCAATATTTGCTGAAACCAATGAAATAATTAATATGATTAAAATTGCCCTAAGGGACAATAAATTTCAATTATATTTTCAACCGGTGGTTAGGGCCAAAGACAACAAGGTTATTTATTACGAAGTTCTTATTCGAATGCGCAACGGGGACGGCAATTTAATCCCTCCCTCAAAATTTATACCCATTGCTGAGCATTTTAACCTCATGCCCCAGATTGACCGCTGGGTGGTGGACTATGGCCTACGCGTTCTACAGGAATATCCCAATATAAAGCTGTTTTTTAATCTGTCCGGAGTTAGCATGGGGGACGAAGATTTGCTTGACCATATAGAGGCAGCCATAATTAACAGTGGTACAGATGCCAGCAGAATTGGTTTTGAGATTACCGAAACTGCAGCAGTTAAAAACTTAATCATGGCAGAAAAATGGATTAACAAATTAAAGAGTTTAGGTTGTCAATTTGCATTGGATGATTTTGGCATTGGTTTTTCTTCATTATCTTATTTGAGTATGTTATCGGTGGATTACTTAAAAATTGATGGTTCATTTGTGAGAAAAATTACCAAGGAGGCCAGTGCTGCCACTTTAATACAGGCTATCAATACGGCTGCTCACGCCATGAACAAAAAGACAATAGCAGAGTGTGTAGAAAACAAGAAAGAGTTAGATAAACTGAAAGGGATGGGAGTGGATTATATGCAGGGGTTTTATTATGACAAACCCAGCCCTATCCCCTTAGAAGTTAGATAACTAATTTAGGCCCCGGTTTGGGGTCTTTTTTTGTATTTGTCATCATGTGCTGATATTAGGTAAGATTAGAAATCGGTGCAAGGAGTGAAAGGACCTTATGCATATCTTTTGGTGGCAGATTTTAAGTGATGACGAAATTTTATCTAGGATAGAGAGCATTATTGATGAGAGAGACGAGATAGAAAATTTACTGGCCCAACCAAAGGTTAGCACAGATCCGGAAAAAGTGCCGGAGTTAGCCAAAAGAA
This genomic interval from Desulfofalx alkaliphila DSM 12257 contains the following:
- a CDS encoding EAL domain-containing protein, which codes for MLRLPQFKAIRWRFIFYITLVVFLGQVVTFIWTANKIKEDANLSALENIKNQMALAEALLDSIHPGEWQIRHDMLYKGDTLMNGNYQVIDLVGRLTGNTMTIFRKDIRVATNLVREGERAIGTTISPEVAQVVLEEGNSYFGEADVVGVKYQTVYKPIKNAKGEVIGILYMGANKQFIDNMIMNAYWTTMFTFSLALLGMILVIWLLTNKLTRPIEELVEAANSIARGDMKNKIRVTSSDEIGKLACSFDKMRVKLQKQYDKLQKTNEMLQESERRFRDMLENVQLIAVILDKNNNITFCNDYLLRITGWKQEEVIGQNWTDLFMPEEHKNGSGEGVQANQVTYKPQVIKEIITKSGQRLLIQWHITVIKDLNGNIMGSARIGEDVTERRKYEEKIEYLATHDSLTNIPNRYYLEEELKNVISRAKPDNMGALLFIDVDNFKLINDTLGHDAGDTVLVALVNSLKIHLQDGDFIARLGGDEFAVLLKRASHEEATRLAEQMRLAIDESGLCTTAYHSCFNVSISIGIVMIDGRLDSQKVLSYADSALHRAKEEGKNRIILIDNKEDPISIFAETNEIINMIKIALRDNKFQLYFQPVVRAKDNKVIYYEVLIRMRNGDGNLIPPSKFIPIAEHFNLMPQIDRWVVDYGLRVLQEYPNIKLFFNLSGVSMGDEDLLDHIEAAIINSGTDASRIGFEITETAAVKNLIMAEKWINKLKSLGCQFALDDFGIGFSSLSYLSMLSVDYLKIDGSFVRKITKEASAATLIQAINTAAHAMNKKTIAECVENKKELDKLKGMGVDYMQGFYYDKPSPIPLEVR